One Halalkalicoccus tibetensis genomic region harbors:
- a CDS encoding amino acid ABC transporter permease, producing MSDATATEGPLAGMAGEHSARRWLLIAGAALFWGWLLVRWFNDWVLVRLGLGIERGEPFAPTALLEASGTLEPVGFALSLLPAFAGGIWLTIVLTIGGMFFGFFIAVPLSVARVYGRWSAWLSLFYTELIRGTPLLAQLFVLYYGLGLSGWIRELPYVGYGAIPDQAVWVAMIAFTINSAAYQAEYIRAALQSVEGGQLTAARSVGLSKLEGIRYVVLPQGLRYAIPGWTNELVYLIKYSSLAAFITVPELFRQAQSIASSNFRYTAVFLTVGLVYLCLVLSASAVMNHVERRVAIPGLGQVEGRQQT from the coding sequence ATGAGCGACGCCACCGCTACCGAGGGCCCGCTGGCGGGCATGGCGGGGGAGCACTCCGCCCGCCGCTGGCTGCTGATCGCCGGCGCGGCGCTGTTCTGGGGCTGGCTGCTGGTGCGCTGGTTCAACGACTGGGTACTCGTCCGGCTGGGTCTGGGGATCGAACGCGGCGAGCCGTTCGCCCCGACGGCGTTGCTCGAGGCGAGCGGGACCCTGGAGCCGGTCGGCTTCGCGCTCTCCTTGCTGCCGGCGTTCGCCGGCGGTATCTGGCTCACGATCGTGCTGACGATCGGCGGGATGTTCTTCGGCTTCTTCATCGCCGTCCCGCTGAGCGTCGCGCGGGTCTACGGGCGCTGGTCGGCCTGGCTCTCGCTCTTCTACACCGAGCTGATCCGCGGGACGCCGCTTCTGGCCCAGCTGTTCGTGCTCTACTACGGGCTCGGCCTCTCGGGCTGGATCCGCGAGCTGCCGTACGTGGGCTACGGGGCGATCCCCGATCAGGCCGTCTGGGTCGCGATGATCGCCTTCACGATCAACAGCGCGGCCTACCAGGCCGAGTACATCCGCGCGGCGCTCCAGAGCGTCGAGGGCGGCCAGCTGACCGCCGCCCGCTCGGTCGGGCTCTCGAAGCTCGAAGGGATCCGCTACGTGGTACTTCCCCAGGGACTTCGCTACGCGATCCCCGGCTGGACGAACGAGCTGGTCTACCTGATCAAGTACTCCTCGCTGGCCGCGTTCATCACCGTCCCCGAACTGTTCAGGCAGGCCCAGTCGATCGCCTCCTCGAACTTCCGTTATACGGCGGTGTTCCTCACCGTGGGGCTCGTCTACCTCTGTCTGGTGTTGAGCGCCTCGGCCGTGATGAACCACGTCGAACGCCGCGTCGCGATCCCCGGGCTGGGCCAGGTCGAGGGCCGCCAGCAGACGTAG
- a CDS encoding amino acid ABC transporter ATP-binding protein, with product MSDPLLEIDDVVKRYGDETALDGVSLEMDRGDVGVLIGPSGSGKSTLLRCVNRLTEIDDGAIYLDGELVTGPDTDVDDLRRRIGMVFQDFNLFTHLTARGNIVLGLRRVRGLEKAEGERIADEHLAQVGIAEQADSYPAELSGGQQQRVGIARALAMEPELMLFDEPTSALDPELVGEVLAVMRRLADEGMTMLVATHEMGFAQSVASQVTFLDKGRVVETGPPEKLFEHPERDRTKAFLGRLLDEGPEA from the coding sequence ATGAGCGACCCTCTCCTCGAGATCGATGACGTGGTCAAACGCTACGGCGACGAGACCGCACTCGACGGCGTGAGCCTCGAAATGGATCGGGGCGACGTCGGCGTGCTGATCGGGCCCAGCGGGAGCGGCAAGTCGACGCTGCTTCGCTGTGTCAACCGACTCACCGAGATCGACGACGGGGCGATCTACCTCGACGGCGAGCTCGTGACCGGTCCGGACACCGACGTCGACGACCTCCGCCGGCGGATCGGGATGGTCTTCCAGGACTTCAACCTCTTCACCCATCTGACCGCCCGCGGGAACATCGTCCTCGGGCTGCGGCGGGTGCGGGGACTGGAGAAGGCCGAAGGGGAACGGATCGCCGACGAGCATCTGGCACAGGTCGGGATCGCCGAGCAGGCCGACTCCTATCCCGCCGAGCTCTCCGGCGGCCAGCAACAGCGGGTGGGGATCGCCCGGGCGCTGGCGATGGAGCCCGAGCTCATGCTGTTCGACGAGCCCACGAGCGCGCTCGACCCCGAGCTCGTCGGCGAGGTCCTGGCCGTGATGCGCCGGCTCGCCGACGAGGGGATGACGATGCTCGTCGCGACCCACGAGATGGGGTTCGCCCAGTCGGTCGCCTCGCAGGTGACGTTCCTCGATAAGGGCCGGGTCGTCGAGACCGGCCCGCCCGAGAAGCTCTTCGAGCACCCCGAGCGCGACCGGACGAAAGCCTTCCTCGGACGGCTCCTCGACGAGGGGCCGGAGGCCTGA
- a CDS encoding metal-dependent hydrolase, whose product MAEWLTHVLGAYVLATLLSWRYPWLTPRYVTIAMIGSIVPDLNRLELVVSEHTVEALLGIPFSWVPLHFFSGSLVAIAIGSLLVGARQRARVFALLLLGMSTHHALDLLLVGLSGHSYPLLWPLTQYAPPTPSLYLSTDWWPALVAGAVAAVVRALDRRHEG is encoded by the coding sequence ATGGCCGAGTGGCTCACGCATGTCCTCGGGGCCTACGTGCTCGCGACGCTGCTCTCGTGGCGCTACCCGTGGCTCACCCCACGCTACGTCACGATCGCGATGATCGGCTCGATCGTTCCCGACCTCAACCGGCTGGAGCTGGTGGTGAGCGAGCATACGGTCGAGGCCCTGCTGGGGATCCCCTTCTCGTGGGTCCCGCTTCACTTCTTCAGCGGCTCGCTCGTCGCGATCGCGATCGGATCCCTGCTGGTCGGCGCCCGCCAGCGCGCCCGCGTGTTCGCGCTGCTCCTCCTCGGGATGAGCACCCACCACGCGCTCGACCTCCTGTTGGTCGGCCTCTCGGGCCACTCCTATCCCCTCCTCTGGCCGCTGACCCAGTACGCGCCGCCGACGCCGAGCCTCTATCTGAGCACGGACTGGTGGCCGGCGCTCGTCGCGGGTGCCGTGGCCGCGGTCGTCCGGGCACTCGATCGTCGCCACGAGGGCTGA
- a CDS encoding M14 family zinc carboxypeptidase produces the protein MQRRTFLRSLGIATTAGLSAASVPVAGQPDGDDGYGPVDLDAGPYRTNEQVTEELKLLDRTSDRITLTEIGRSAGRNDPLWEVKLGEGDTSVHIIDQIHGDEPTGTEVSLLMIRQLSQGTSPETEEILENLSLTFIPRSNPDGAMYREDTTGDGHEQRVSRRQNTQPWCECDSRYEPYYNYGTPAGYDMNRDFNIDPGFDATPGVDDEADWWRAEETDDGGTEWYMDQPREGHVLRGSGLRLTEEVRAITDSFLRADPDVAISHHHQNVATVPDEDEESDPQRSLLSTMPVYGPAYEDQAPFADPDAPVADNVNPFIDAETSARSLRLNQLVGEALADQPWDAFDTVTRFGYFPIWGDYFDALCPLTDAAAMLYEVSGQSDQVGDESYGLYLEATRIGYMETFSALAEDPQLSDVDEEAYFETPLVGPSLEEVEDADRASLEGLGQVGGVALPR, from the coding sequence ATGCAACGACGAACCTTCCTCAGATCGCTCGGCATCGCGACGACGGCCGGCCTCTCGGCCGCGTCGGTGCCGGTCGCAGGACAGCCCGACGGAGACGACGGCTACGGTCCGGTCGACCTCGACGCCGGCCCGTACCGGACCAACGAACAGGTCACCGAGGAGCTGAAGCTCCTCGATCGGACTAGCGACCGGATCACCCTCACCGAGATCGGCCGGTCGGCGGGCCGGAACGACCCCCTCTGGGAGGTGAAACTCGGCGAGGGTGATACCAGCGTCCATATCATCGACCAGATCCACGGCGACGAGCCGACGGGCACGGAGGTCTCGCTGCTGATGATCCGCCAGCTCTCGCAGGGCACCTCGCCCGAAACCGAGGAGATCCTCGAGAACCTCTCGCTGACGTTCATCCCCCGCTCGAACCCCGACGGGGCGATGTACCGGGAGGACACCACCGGCGACGGCCACGAACAGCGCGTTTCGCGCCGGCAGAACACCCAGCCGTGGTGCGAGTGCGACTCGCGGTACGAGCCCTACTACAACTACGGCACGCCAGCCGGCTACGACATGAACCGTGACTTCAACATCGATCCCGGGTTCGACGCGACGCCGGGCGTCGACGACGAGGCCGACTGGTGGCGCGCCGAGGAGACCGACGACGGCGGGACCGAGTGGTACATGGATCAGCCCCGCGAGGGCCACGTCCTGCGGGGCAGCGGACTGCGGCTCACCGAGGAGGTCCGCGCGATCACCGACTCGTTCCTGCGGGCGGACCCCGACGTGGCGATCAGCCACCACCACCAGAACGTCGCGACGGTGCCGGACGAGGACGAGGAAAGCGACCCGCAGCGCTCGCTTCTGAGCACCATGCCGGTCTACGGCCCGGCCTACGAGGACCAGGCACCCTTCGCGGACCCTGACGCGCCGGTCGCGGACAACGTCAACCCCTTCATCGACGCCGAGACCAGCGCCCGCTCGCTGCGACTCAACCAGCTCGTCGGGGAGGCGCTGGCCGACCAGCCGTGGGACGCCTTCGACACCGTCACCCGTTTCGGCTACTTCCCCATCTGGGGCGACTACTTCGACGCGCTCTGTCCGCTGACCGACGCCGCCGCGATGCTCTACGAGGTCTCGGGCCAGTCCGACCAGGTCGGCGACGAGTCCTACGGGCTCTACCTCGAAGCCACTCGAATCGGCTACATGGAGACGTTCAGCGCGCTGGCGGAGGACCCCCAGCTGAGCGACGTCGACGAGGAGGCGTACTTCGAGACGCCGCTCGTCGGCCCGAGCCTCGAGGAGGTCGAGGACGCGGACCGCGCTAGCCTCGAAGGACTCGGCCAGGTAGGCGGCGTGGCGCTCCCGCGCTGA
- a CDS encoding PAS domain S-box protein: protein MTTHSPGERGPLAAVAEREAAVGDLDGLLEAARIGIARLTTEGTFLEVNDAFTTLTGYSRDELRGRPFATVLPNGGTTDGDPFDRFRAAGTEPATFDHRIGTAAGGSIPCETTFQSVSDPDGADVLGIVRTAVSDPTTDSRSTGETETAIGKSFLALANAISDGIIVLDSNSDIQYANPAVERILGYPPAELIGASKLKIIPDRLQETHLAALQRYLDTGERNINWSYVELPGQHREGHEVPLGVSLNTFTYGGARYFVGLIRDITPRKRAEEALATRLAQQDVAAHLGRRALRAEAIDSLLDEAVEAVAAGLDAEYAKVLELTEDDRELLLRAGVGWEPGLVGSATISATADDSQAGHTLSESHPIVVEDLGSETRFSGPPLLTDHGVRSGVSVTIGSPEEPWGILGVHDTRSREFTDHDVHFVETVAYILTAAISRSRHTRQLRTQQRQLAALNRLNALIHGIHRSIIKETSQAEIERSVCAGLVEKETYRFAAVWHADPTTGGVTPAAHAGHEDGYPDRVAGGGEGIPAERGPVGRAVDDRETYVVPDIAAAEEFPPWRKEALSRGYRSVAAVPIVYGDALFGVLSVYAGTEDAFGGTVRTVLGVLGETVGHAIATANQEQTLLGRERTVVTLDIRGYDGASGIETDHEGSFGVSRLVPVGDERYLLYGEGESEIEGTLAALEDSPLSVTDVTATAVGEGTIGFELELSDPPIVSRILAHGGRMLGVTYRGGNLITTIELPPAADVSRLVAEIEAIQPGLSVELHKRRTRSRTDTPATAFEDLTERQRAALETAYYSGYFEWPRENDGNAIAAKLGISSATFQQHFRAGQRKLLRNLLDGPR from the coding sequence ATGACCACCCACTCGCCCGGCGAGCGGGGCCCCCTGGCGGCGGTAGCCGAGCGGGAGGCAGCCGTGGGCGACCTCGACGGGCTTCTGGAGGCGGCACGGATCGGGATAGCCCGTCTCACGACGGAGGGGACGTTTCTGGAGGTCAACGACGCGTTCACGACGCTGACGGGCTACTCGCGGGACGAGCTGCGGGGTCGACCGTTCGCGACGGTCCTTCCGAACGGAGGCACGACGGACGGCGATCCCTTCGATCGGTTCCGGGCAGCGGGGACCGAGCCAGCCACGTTCGATCACCGGATCGGGACGGCGGCCGGCGGATCGATCCCCTGTGAAACGACCTTCCAGTCGGTCAGCGACCCGGACGGGGCCGACGTTCTGGGCATCGTTCGGACGGCCGTTTCCGATCCGACGACCGACTCCCGCTCGACAGGGGAGACCGAGACGGCGATCGGGAAGTCCTTCCTCGCGCTCGCGAACGCCATCAGCGACGGCATCATCGTCCTCGACTCGAACAGCGACATCCAGTACGCGAACCCGGCCGTCGAGCGGATCCTGGGCTATCCACCGGCCGAGCTGATCGGGGCCAGCAAGCTGAAGATCATTCCCGATCGCCTCCAAGAGACGCATCTGGCCGCGCTCCAACGGTATCTCGACACCGGCGAGCGGAACATCAACTGGTCGTACGTCGAACTGCCCGGCCAGCACCGGGAGGGCCACGAGGTCCCGCTCGGCGTCTCCCTGAACACGTTCACCTACGGGGGAGCCCGCTACTTCGTCGGCCTGATCCGGGACATCACCCCCCGAAAGCGGGCCGAAGAGGCGCTCGCGACGCGCCTCGCACAGCAGGATGTGGCCGCACACCTCGGGCGCCGTGCGCTCCGGGCCGAGGCCATCGATTCCCTCCTCGACGAGGCCGTCGAGGCGGTCGCCGCGGGGCTGGACGCGGAGTACGCCAAGGTCCTGGAGCTCACCGAGGACGATCGGGAGCTACTGCTTCGTGCCGGGGTCGGATGGGAGCCCGGCCTCGTGGGAAGCGCGACGATCTCGGCGACGGCCGACGACTCCCAGGCCGGCCACACCCTCTCGGAATCCCACCCCATCGTCGTCGAGGACCTCGGTTCCGAGACCCGCTTCAGCGGCCCACCGTTGTTGACCGATCACGGCGTCCGAAGCGGGGTCAGCGTCACCATCGGCTCCCCGGAGGAGCCGTGGGGGATCCTCGGCGTACACGACACCCGGAGCCGGGAGTTCACCGACCACGACGTCCACTTCGTCGAAACGGTGGCCTACATCCTCACCGCGGCCATTTCCCGAAGCCGCCATACGAGACAGCTCCGTACACAGCAACGCCAGCTTGCCGCGCTCAACCGACTGAACGCCCTGATCCACGGCATTCACCGGTCGATCATCAAGGAGACGTCCCAGGCCGAGATCGAGCGATCGGTCTGTGCCGGCCTCGTCGAGAAGGAGACCTATCGGTTCGCGGCGGTCTGGCACGCCGATCCCACGACGGGAGGCGTGACGCCGGCGGCCCACGCCGGCCACGAGGACGGCTATCCGGATCGCGTCGCGGGCGGAGGCGAGGGGATACCGGCGGAGAGGGGACCAGTGGGACGGGCCGTCGATGACCGCGAGACCTACGTCGTTCCCGACATCGCGGCCGCCGAGGAGTTCCCCCCCTGGCGCAAGGAGGCCCTCTCGCGGGGCTATCGCTCGGTCGCCGCCGTCCCGATCGTCTACGGCGACGCACTGTTCGGCGTCCTCAGCGTCTACGCCGGGACGGAGGACGCGTTCGGGGGGACCGTCCGGACCGTTCTCGGCGTCCTCGGCGAGACGGTCGGCCACGCGATCGCGACGGCCAATCAGGAACAGACGCTGCTGGGCCGTGAGCGGACCGTCGTGACGCTGGATATCCGGGGCTACGATGGGGCGTCGGGGATCGAGACGGACCACGAGGGGAGTTTCGGCGTCTCCCGGCTCGTCCCCGTCGGCGACGAGCGCTACCTGCTCTACGGCGAGGGCGAGTCGGAGATCGAGGGGACGCTCGCCGCGTTGGAGGACTCCCCCCTCAGCGTCACCGACGTGACGGCGACCGCGGTCGGAGAGGGGACGATCGGGTTCGAACTGGAGCTGTCGGATCCGCCGATAGTTTCGCGGATACTCGCACACGGCGGGCGCATGCTCGGCGTGACCTACCGGGGCGGGAACCTGATCACGACGATCGAGCTCCCCCCGGCCGCCGACGTCTCCCGGCTCGTCGCGGAGATCGAGGCGATCCAGCCCGGTCTGAGCGTGGAGCTCCACAAACGGCGGACGCGCTCGCGGACCGATACCCCGGCCACGGCGTTCGAGGACCTCACGGAGCGACAGCGGGCCGCACTCGAGACGGCGTACTACAGCGGCTACTTCGAGTGGCCCCGGGAGAACGACGGCAACGCGATCGCCGCGAAGCTCGGGATCTCCTCGGCGACGTTCCAACAGCACTTCCGAGCGGGGCAGCGAAAGCTGTTGAGGAACCTTCTCGACGGGCCACGGTGA
- a CDS encoding ABC transporter substrate-binding protein, producing the protein MEGERTHQTGPTRREYMTYGAALGGTLLAGCADDAGTESESESSGEGSTGDGGTYSASMAPVGEVEFESVPEEVMVYSLLYADMAVAYGHGDAVNSLGFDAEAGGNTLDAYYEHLEGVSFDREDIAQLNTGSEGLTIDKEQVYELDSDLHLVDPALVASFDGWGREDVEEIAENVAPWFGNVYSREHGEPPEAYQEEYEYYTLWEIAERVSAVFRAEERYEELNAVHDELLETIESGLPPEDERPTVGAVIFMDETFYPTHLDAPGFATADLRPLGAVDAFGDREVTYETAYDYETMLEIDPEVILHRYGIASYYDVGAIRETLADHPVAGQLTAVEEGRVYPSGDPEQGPIMNLFQLEMAAKQLYPDQFGEWPADHDGDAYPELPEDERLFDREWVANAIEG; encoded by the coding sequence ATGGAAGGCGAACGGACGCACCAGACGGGGCCGACGCGGCGCGAATACATGACCTACGGCGCGGCGCTCGGGGGGACCCTACTCGCCGGCTGTGCGGACGACGCCGGCACGGAATCGGAGTCGGAGTCGAGCGGGGAAGGCTCCACCGGAGACGGGGGGACGTATTCGGCGTCGATGGCGCCGGTCGGCGAGGTGGAGTTCGAGAGCGTCCCCGAGGAGGTGATGGTCTACAGCCTGCTGTACGCCGACATGGCGGTCGCGTACGGCCACGGCGACGCGGTCAACTCGCTCGGCTTCGACGCGGAGGCGGGCGGCAACACCCTCGACGCCTACTACGAACACCTCGAGGGGGTCTCGTTCGACCGGGAGGACATCGCCCAGCTCAACACCGGCTCGGAGGGGCTGACCATCGACAAGGAGCAGGTCTACGAGCTGGACTCGGATCTCCACCTGGTCGACCCGGCCCTCGTGGCGTCGTTCGACGGCTGGGGGCGCGAGGACGTCGAGGAGATCGCCGAGAACGTCGCGCCCTGGTTCGGGAACGTCTACAGCCGCGAGCACGGCGAGCCGCCCGAGGCGTATCAAGAAGAGTACGAGTACTACACGCTCTGGGAGATCGCCGAGCGGGTCTCGGCGGTGTTCCGGGCCGAAGAACGGTACGAGGAGCTGAACGCGGTCCACGACGAGCTGCTCGAGACGATCGAGTCGGGGCTCCCCCCCGAGGACGAGCGGCCCACGGTCGGCGCGGTCATCTTCATGGACGAGACGTTCTACCCGACGCATCTCGACGCGCCGGGATTCGCAACCGCAGACCTGCGTCCCCTCGGAGCCGTCGACGCCTTCGGGGACAGGGAGGTGACCTACGAGACCGCCTACGACTACGAGACCATGCTCGAGATCGACCCCGAGGTCATCCTCCATCGGTACGGGATCGCCTCCTACTACGACGTGGGGGCGATCCGCGAGACGCTCGCGGACCACCCCGTCGCCGGGCAGCTCACGGCCGTCGAGGAGGGGCGCGTGTACCCGTCGGGCGACCCCGAGCAGGGCCCGATCATGAACCTCTTCCAGCTCGAGATGGCCGCGAAGCAGCTCTATCCCGACCAGTTCGGCGAGTGGCCCGCGGACCACGACGGCGACGCCTATCCCGAACTTCCCGAGGACGAACGGCTGTTCGACCGCGAGTGGGTCGCGAACGCCATCGAGGGATGA